The Cardinium endosymbiont cEper1 of Encarsia pergandiella nucleotide sequence ATGCAAAAAACCACTATGATACAACCCATTTCTTTACTGTGGTTAAAAAAATGGTTACAAGTTATTTTCCCTATTAGAAAGGGGGAAAAGCAAAAAATTTTTCTCCTTCTTTTTTTAAAATTTCTTATTTCTTTTGTCTACTGCATTTTAGTTGCACTTAAAGATACCGTTTTGGTGACCGCTGATGCTTCTGCTGCTGAGGTAATTCCTATTATAAAAGGATTTATTATTTTTCCTATTTCTATAGGGGTCGTTCTATTGTACACAAAATTAAACAATTGTTTAAAGCAGTCTACCCTCTTTTATGGTACCATCCTTTTTTTCTTAGCCTTGATTCTTTTATATGGTTTTCTGCTATATCCCCATGCAAATAAAGTAAGTCCCTATGCTATGGCAGATTGGTTCAGTAGGTATACAGGTGGTAAATATTTGCATTGGATTACTGCATTCCGCCATTGGATCCACGTATTATTTTTTGTGGTTGCTGAACTTTGGGGACAAGTGGCACTGATGTTACTCTATTGGAGTTTTGTAAACCATGTTTGTAAAATTCAAGATGCGAAACGCTTCTATGCTATTTTAATTGCTGCAGGAGATGTTGCACTGATTATTAGTGGGCCACTGGTTCTAGCGTATACTAAAAAATATAGCCATAGTGATTTTGTATATACGGTACAAGCCTTAGTAAAGTATGTAGCTTGTAGTTGCGTAGCCATTTTATTGACCTACTGGTTTACCAATCGTATGGTAAAACCAGGTCTTATAAATGTAAGCCGTAATGCCCCTGCCCAAAAATTACATTTATCGCTCTGGAAGAGTCTAAAACATGTGGCTTCTTCGCCATATTTAGGAAATATAGCCATTATGGTGGTTGCCTGTGGACTATCCATCAATATTGTAGAAGGGACCTGGAAATCTTATCTGAAAGAAGCCTTTCCAAGGGCGGTAGATTATCAAACTTTTATATCCAAACTAAATTTTTGGACCGGGATCATTGCGCTGCTGCTCTCTCTTTTTTTTAGCGGAGGTATTTTAAGAAAATTTGGGTGGAGAAAAACTGCACGGATTGTACCTGTAATGATTGGGATAATGGGTTCTCTATTTTTTTTAATGAGTTATACTAAAAATCATGCACCTTTCTTAACAAACTGGATCGGATCTAAGCTGGTTTTATATATTGTGATCTTTGGTGGCGTCCATAATATAATGGCAAAATCTATCAAGTATGCGTTTTTTGATAAAACAACCCAAATGGCTTATATTCCACTTGATCCAGAGGCAAAAATTAAAGGGAAAGCAGCTGTAGATCTATTGGGATCTCGCTTAGGAAAAGCAGGTTCTTCTTGTATCCAAATTGGATTGCTTGAACTGCTACATACCAGTAGCATGCAACCGCTTTCAGGTATATTATTTTTTTTTTGCTGATCACCAATATTATGTGGTACCGCGCAGCTGGTAATATTGATGAACAACTCCATAAATTAGAAGCAGAAGGCGCTAAAAATAGTTAGTAATTCGTCTGTTGGATGGAGGTTAAAATGGCTGAGCATTATATATTTCAACTAATTTTGATACATTCATAATTGGATCCTTTGGTAATTTTGGTTCTATTTGGTTCTGTCTCGTCTGTTTTAAGGAGTAAATTATTTTAGTAATTTTAGTCAAAAATTGACTAAAATGTTTAGTATTACCTGTAGATTATTGCCCTATTTTAAAGGATTTTGTTCATCACCAGAGTTAATTCTTCTATTTGTGTATATGAAATGTCGTTTTTCATTAAGCTATAGAGACTTGGAAGAGATGATGCGTATGAGAGGCGCAAAGATTGACCATTCTACTTTACAAAGGTGGGTCATTAAGTTCATTCCACTCATAGATCAAGAAGATAAGAAAAAGAAAACGCCCCGTTGGTAGTAGCTGGAGAATGGATGAAACTTACGTCAAACTAAATGGTAAGTGGATTTATTTATATAGAGCAGTAGATCGTTATGGAGATACAGTTGATTTTTTTCTAAGTGCACATAGAGACAAGTCTGCAGCTATTTCTTTTTTTCGTAAGGTTATCAAAGATAATAACACTCCAGCCAAAGTGGTAGTTGACAAAAGCGGTAGTAATAAGGCGGCTCTTGATACGTTAAATACAGAAATAGATCAAGATCACAAGATTCAAATATTTCAAAATAAATACTTGAACAATAGAATCGAACAAGATCATAGGTTTATCACAAAACGGATAAAACCTATGTTGGGATTTAAAAGTTTCCATTCAGCTAACATTACCATTACAGGAATAGAAAATATTAGAATCATTCAAAAAGGACAATTAATCGGATCTAAAAAACAGGTATCTACTTTTGAGAACTTTGCTAAACTTATGGTCGCATAATATCCAAAATTCAAGACAAGGAATAGAACTATACAAAATCAAATACAGATGCGACAGAACCAGAAGATTTTGCATCTATGAAACCCTTTCAATTGATGCACCTAAGTTATTGAGGCGTTGGTCAATGCATTCATATCCTCGATCAATTTGGCCAATATTTTCAATCGTACTTGTGCCTTCTGCAGCTAGTGCAGCAATTAATAAAGCGATGCCAGCTCTAATATCACTTGAACTCATATGGGTACCCTGTAGCCTATGGTGAGGGCCTAAGCCTACTATATGGATCCTATGTGGATCGCATAAGACTAGCCGTGCACCCATTTCAATCAAGTGGTCTACAAAAAAGAGCCTGCTTTCAAACATTTTTTGGTGGATTAAAATATGACCTTGTGCATGTACAGCAGTTACAACCGCAATACTAATTAAATCAGCAGGTATACCTGGCCAAATTGCATCATACAGCGTTACTAGCTTCCCATCCATTTCTGTTTTAATAGCATGGCAAGGTTGCAATGGAATATGCAATTTATGCTCTTGTGTTTCTATCACAATACCCAACTGTTTAAAACAATACCAAATGGGTGCAAAAAATTTAATAGGCACATCTGTAATCGTTAGTGCTGATTGGGTAGCTGCAGCTAATCCAATAAAACTTCCAATTTCCAATAGATCGGGCAAAATGGTATGGGTAGTGCCCCTGAGTCCTTGTACGCCCTCTATGGTTAATACATTAGAGCCAATACCTGTGATACGCGCACCCATGGCTATCAGCATATGGCAAAGTTGTTGTATATGCGGCTCACAAGCGGCAGGATAAATAATGGTTTTGCCTTTGGCCATGCTGGCAGCCATAATCAAATTTGCGGTGCCCGTTACCGATGCTTCTGGCATCAGTACATCAGCGCCCTTCAACGCAGCGCATTTCGCTTCCCAAGTTGCTTTGGCACCATCGTAGTAAAAAGCAACCCCTAATTGTTCAAATCCTTCAAAATGCGCATGTAAGCCTCTGCGTCCAATTCGGTCTCCTCCAGGCTTTGCTATGGCTACTTGCTTAAAACGGATTAAGAGCGGAGCCAGTAACATAATAGAGCCCCTTACTTTAGTGTACGTTTGTCGGAATACTGTGGTACACATCACCTTTTTATCAAGATCCATTGCACAAAATTGATACCCTCCATCATCCAATGGGGTAATGCTAACCCCTAGCAGGACCAGTAGTTTCATCAGATGTTGTACATCTGTAATGTTGGGAATATTGTATAAAGTCACAACTTGATCGGTCAGTAAGGTGGCACATATCACCTGCAGTGCTTCATTTTTTGACCCTTGTGGTTTAATGGTGCCAGACAATTGGCGCCCTCCATGGATAATAAATTTGCCCATTGCTTTAATTTTATACTACCCTATGTATGGGGCCTAGCTACTTTTTAGCAGTGCTGACTTTGATTTGATACTTGTTTCTAGACTTTTGACCATTTACACCTTCATCTGGTAGTGTCCGTATTATTTCTACATCAAGTATTGTACCATCTGGTATCATTCGCTTGATATCTTGCATCATTCTTTCATTACTGATGTAATCGTTGTTCCATGTGCTACTAAGACGGCGCATAAGCTTTCCAGCTGCTATAAGCATTTGCTGCTGTTCTTTAAGCGTGAGCAAGGTAGTAATTTTTTTCAAAAGTGATTCCATATGTCGCCCATAATATTTGTATCTGATTAGCTTAACAAAGGGCATATGCGCATAATGGGGTTGACTACTTTCTCGTTTAATAGGTTTGGGATTGGGGCTATCGATATCTAACTTGTAATCTGACAGGATAAAAAGATCACCCCAACGTTTTTCAAGAGATTCTGCATTAGGATTAACCACTTCCATCAGCTTTACAATACTATGGGCCTTTTGCGTGCGAACCGATTTATCCTTAATCGCTGCGATTTGTTCCATAAGCTTTTGTATATTTCTACCATACTCTTTAAGGATTAAAGGCGATCTAGTTGTATTATAGTCGTACATTATGGGTTATTGGGTTATAATAATAAATAATATTCAATAGGCCTTCTGTTTAGAAGGCAGTATCTCTAGTTTTGCATAATTTAACAATAAAGTCTTTTCCCCGAATTTATGAAAAAGAATAACAGCTTTACGCATGGTTGAAGATTCCACCAACTGCAAGACTTTTCCTACACCAAAATGAAGATGTTGGACAGTATGGCCAACCTGTATAGCACTAGGATCAGTAGGAATGCGTAGTCTAGCAGGTGCCACCATGGGGCCAATAGTGCGGATCGGTTTGTTGGACTGCTTTTGGGTGGCCATAGGCTTACCAGTATGGAGCGTATCCGTCGCTACCCTTTTAGCCATAGCTTTGGTTGCCGTATGGTCCATCCAACCCATCTCTTTTAAAAAACGACTTGGCTGAACATTGGCTAATTTGCCAAATCGGTATCTGCTTAATGCATAAGACAGCGTTAATTTTAGTTGGGCACGGGTAACAGCTACGTAAAGAAGACGCCTTTCTTCTTCTAAGTCTGCTTTGCTGCCCAACATCATAGCAGAAGGGAAGAGCTCTTCTTCCATGCCTACCAGGTATACGCATTTAAATTCTAGCCCTTTTGCCGCATGGATCGTCATTAGTGTAATGGAATCTTCATTTGAATTTTCTTTATCTGCACTAGTAATCAATGCTATTTCTTGTAAAAAACTGCCTAGAGTTGGATCATGGTGGTCAGGGTGGTCTACAAACTGTTTGATGCTATTTAACAGTTCTTGGATATGTTCATAGCGGGTTAATCCCTCTACTGTTTTATCTTCATGAAGTTCCTTGAGTAGACCAGATGCTTTGGCCATGTAGTCTGCTATAGCATATGCATTTTCTTTTTCTAGCTTTAAAGTAGCGGTATGAATCAATGTTACAAAACGGGCTACAGCGGCTGCAGTAGCACCACTTAAAAAGTCATTTACATTACCCAGTACAGTCCAGAAGGGAACCATTTTTTCAGCTGAAATAGAAAGAATTTTATTAATAGTAGTAGGGCCTATTCCCCTTCTAGGGAAGTTAATAATCCTTCTAAAAGCTTCCGTATCATTATGGTTTACTACCAAACGCAAATAGGCTAAAAGATCCTTGACTTCTTTGCGTTGATAAAACGAAAGTCC carries:
- a CDS encoding Npt1/Npt2 family nucleotide transporter, which codes for MIQPISLLWLKKWLQVIFPIRKGEKQKIFLLLFLKFLISFVYCILVALKDTVLVTADASAAEVIPIIKGFIIFPISIGVVLLYTKLNNCLKQSTLFYGTILFFLALILLYGFLLYPHANKVSPYAMADWFSRYTGGKYLHWITAFRHWIHVLFFVVAELWGQVALMLLYWSFVNHVCKIQDAKRFYAILIAAGDVALIISGPLVLAYTKKYSHSDFVYTVQALVKYVACSCVAILLTYWFTNRMVKPGLINVSRNAPAQKLHLSLWKSLKHVASSPYLGNIAIMVVACGLSINIVEGTWKSYLKEAFPRAVDYQTFISKLNFWTGIIALLLSLFFSGGILRKFGWRKTARIVPVMIGIMGSLFFLMSYTKNHAPFLTNWIGSKLVLYIVIFGGVHNIMAKSIKYAFFDKTTQMAYIPLDPEAKIKGKAAVDLLGSRLGKAGSSCIQIGLLELLHTSSMQPLSGILFFFC
- a CDS encoding IS6 family transposase (programmed frameshift), producing the protein MFSITCRLLPYFKGFCSSPELILLFVYMKCRFSLSYRDLEEMMRMRGAKIDHSTLQRWVIKFIPLIDKKIRKRKRPVGSSWRMDETYVKLNGKWIYLYRAVDRYGDTVDFFLSAHRDKSAAISFFRKVIKDNNTPAKVVVDKSGSNKAALDTLNTEIDQDHKIQIFQNKYLNNRIEQDHRFITKRIKPMLGFKSFHSANITITGIENIRIIQKGQLIGSKKQVSTFENFAKLMVA
- the murA gene encoding UDP-N-acetylglucosamine 1-carboxyvinyltransferase, which encodes MGKFIIHGGRQLSGTIKPQGSKNEALQVICATLLTDQVVTLYNIPNITDVQHLMKLLVLLGVSITPLDDGGYQFCAMDLDKKVMCTTVFRQTYTKVRGSIMLLAPLLIRFKQVAIAKPGGDRIGRRGLHAHFEGFEQLGVAFYYDGAKATWEAKCAALKGADVLMPEASVTGTANLIMAASMAKGKTIIYPAACEPHIQQLCHMLIAMGARITGIGSNVLTIEGVQGLRGTTHTILPDLLEIGSFIGLAAATQSALTITDVPIKFFAPIWYCFKQLGIVIETQEHKLHIPLQPCHAIKTEMDGKLVTLYDAIWPGIPADLISIAVVTAVHAQGHILIHQKMFESRLFFVDHLIEMGARLVLCDPHRIHIVGLGPHHRLQGTHMSSSDIRAGIALLIAALAAEGTSTIENIGQIDRGYECIDQRLNNLGASIERVS
- a CDS encoding DUF4290 domain-containing protein; translation: MYDYNTTRSPLILKEYGRNIQKLMEQIAAIKDKSVRTQKAHSIVKLMEVVNPNAESLEKRWGDLFILSDYKLDIDSPNPKPIKRESSQPHYAHMPFVKLIRYKYYGRHMESLLKKITTLLTLKEQQQMLIAAGKLMRRLSSTWNNDYISNERMMQDIKRMIPDGTILDVEIIRTLPDEGVNGQKSRNKYQIKVSTAKK